Proteins encoded in a region of the Halothiobacillus diazotrophicus genome:
- a CDS encoding sigma-54 interaction domain-containing protein → MTLTAIKNLETDTDIEDVELLIIYEASRLMTHGGSPDEAINGILRLMSQMIGLNRGRVALKDPGAETMSIRYAYGLTTPERERGHYVIGEGVTGRVMQTGQVAVIQNIDDEPVYLTRAVERRTLPQETVAFLAVPIVHNDARLGVLGAHRLRGRKRPFSRDITLLRVLATLIAQILSLNRVIAEKTALLADENRALKQALDQQTEVTHGILGESPALRHALRQALHVSPTQATVLLAGESGTGKERFARMVHITSQRRDGPFMAINCAAIPEALLESELFGHEKGAFTGAVVRKQGIIELANHGTLFLDEIGDLALDLQSKLLHVLEKQAIKRVGGTQDIPVNVRIIAATHKNLQKAVNEGRFRIDLFYRLNVFPIHLPPLRERAGDVRHLARHFLQTANHEFDRNTVFGMGVLERLESYNWPGNIRQLENVIKRAVLVAQNREITVDDVILILQHEAHIGEHLEAGTQQKIIPPPAPVMPAASAPAMPLFDPRPNVAQRSYGWVRADEGQSLLDALRLTGGNKTRAAMTLGMTPRQFRYRLERLGLLDKLPPSGTPAV, encoded by the coding sequence ATGACCCTGACCGCCATCAAGAATCTCGAAACCGATACCGATATCGAGGATGTCGAACTCCTCATCATCTACGAAGCCTCCCGACTGATGACCCACGGGGGTTCGCCGGACGAAGCCATCAACGGCATCCTGCGCCTGATGTCGCAGATGATCGGCCTGAACCGTGGCCGCGTCGCGCTCAAGGACCCGGGCGCTGAAACCATGAGCATCCGCTACGCCTATGGCCTCACGACGCCGGAACGGGAACGCGGTCATTACGTGATCGGCGAAGGCGTGACCGGCCGCGTGATGCAGACAGGCCAGGTCGCCGTGATCCAGAACATCGACGACGAACCCGTCTACCTGACACGCGCGGTCGAGCGTCGCACGCTCCCCCAGGAAACGGTGGCCTTCCTCGCCGTGCCCATCGTCCACAATGACGCCCGACTCGGCGTGCTGGGCGCCCATCGCCTTCGGGGGCGCAAACGCCCCTTCAGCCGGGACATCACCCTGCTGCGCGTACTGGCGACCCTGATCGCGCAGATCCTGAGCCTGAACCGAGTCATCGCGGAAAAAACCGCCCTGCTGGCCGACGAGAACCGCGCCCTCAAACAGGCGTTGGACCAGCAGACGGAGGTCACCCACGGCATCCTTGGCGAAAGCCCGGCCCTGCGGCATGCACTGCGCCAGGCCCTGCACGTCTCGCCGACCCAGGCCACGGTGCTACTGGCTGGCGAATCCGGCACGGGCAAGGAGCGCTTCGCCCGCATGGTGCACATCACGAGCCAGCGCCGCGACGGCCCCTTCATGGCCATCAACTGCGCCGCCATCCCCGAGGCCCTGCTCGAATCCGAACTCTTCGGCCATGAGAAAGGCGCGTTTACCGGCGCGGTGGTGCGCAAGCAGGGGATCATCGAACTGGCGAACCACGGCACGCTGTTCCTCGACGAAATCGGCGATCTCGCCCTCGACCTGCAATCCAAACTGCTGCACGTGCTGGAGAAACAGGCCATCAAGCGCGTCGGCGGCACGCAGGACATTCCGGTCAACGTGCGCATCATCGCGGCCACCCACAAGAACCTGCAGAAGGCCGTAAATGAAGGGCGGTTCCGGATCGACCTCTTCTACCGGCTCAACGTTTTCCCGATCCATCTGCCCCCATTGCGCGAACGGGCGGGCGACGTGCGTCACCTCGCCCGGCATTTCCTGCAGACGGCCAACCACGAATTCGATCGCAACACCGTATTCGGCATGGGCGTACTGGAGCGCCTGGAAAGCTACAACTGGCCAGGCAACATCCGCCAGCTCGAGAACGTCATCAAGCGCGCGGTGCTCGTGGCGCAGAACCGCGAGATCACCGTGGACGACGTCATTCTGATCCTCCAGCACGAGGCGCATATCGGCGAACACCTGGAAGCCGGCACCCAGCAGAAAATCATCCCGCCGCCCGCGCCGGTCATGCCCGCTGCATCGGCGCCTGCGATGCCCCTGTTCGATCCCCGGCCGAACGTCGCCCAGCGCAGCTATGGCTGGGTGCGCGCCGACGAGGGGCAAAGCCTGCTCGACGCCCTGCGCCTGACCGGCGGTAACAAGACCCGCGCGGCCATGACCCTCGGCATGACGCCACGCCAGTTCCGCTACCGCCTGGAGCGACTGGGATTGCTGGATAAACTCCCTCCTTCGGGCACGCCAGCCGTTTAG
- the coxB gene encoding cytochrome c oxidase subunit II, with protein MVKRLIPLALTLITSITPAIAAEQDPFSYNMPYGVTSTSYDAFDLHMLLFWVCVLIGVGVFGVMAWSLIRHRRSRGAVAAQFHEHTTIEIIWTLVPALILIAVAVPATMALVAANAQPPKPDVIVDVHGSQWKWHYKYPDQDIAFFSNLATSSRDASQLGAKESPASAPYYLLNVDHPMVVPVGKTVQIRVTSDDVIHSWWVPQLGFKTDAIPGKINNMTFVVKKAGTYRGQCAELCGAGHAFMPIVVKAVTPAAFAEWVNKEKAAAAASKAEAAGPWDMKTAMAQGEKVYGSICAACHQANGQGIKGTFPALDGMKLSVKDHIHIVVHGSKKNPVMQAYGKQLSDRDIAAVITYERNAWSNHTGDLITPKEVEAAR; from the coding sequence ATGGTAAAGCGATTAATACCGCTGGCTTTGACGCTAATCACGTCAATTACGCCAGCAATAGCCGCAGAGCAGGACCCGTTCAGTTACAACATGCCCTATGGGGTGACATCTACCAGCTATGATGCGTTCGATCTGCACATGCTGCTGTTCTGGGTCTGCGTACTCATCGGCGTGGGCGTGTTTGGCGTCATGGCGTGGTCGCTCATACGACATCGCCGCTCACGCGGTGCCGTGGCCGCCCAATTCCACGAGCACACCACGATCGAGATCATCTGGACCCTGGTCCCCGCCCTGATTCTGATTGCCGTGGCGGTTCCTGCGACCATGGCACTGGTCGCGGCAAATGCCCAGCCCCCCAAGCCTGACGTGATCGTGGATGTCCATGGTTCACAATGGAAGTGGCATTACAAATATCCTGATCAGGACATTGCCTTCTTCAGCAACCTCGCCACTTCCAGCCGCGACGCCAGTCAGCTGGGCGCCAAGGAATCCCCTGCCAGCGCACCGTATTACCTGCTGAACGTCGATCACCCGATGGTCGTCCCTGTCGGCAAGACCGTGCAGATCCGGGTGACCAGCGACGATGTCATCCACTCCTGGTGGGTGCCGCAGCTGGGCTTCAAGACAGATGCGATCCCCGGAAAAATCAACAACATGACCTTCGTCGTCAAGAAAGCGGGCACGTACCGCGGGCAATGCGCCGAGCTATGCGGCGCCGGACATGCCTTCATGCCGATCGTGGTGAAGGCGGTCACGCCAGCGGCATTTGCCGAATGGGTGAACAAGGAAAAGGCGGCCGCAGCCGCATCCAAGGCCGAAGCAGCCGGACCGTGGGACATGAAAACTGCCATGGCACAAGGCGAGAAGGTCTATGGCTCGATCTGCGCCGCCTGTCACCAGGCCAACGGCCAGGGCATCAAGGGCACCTTCCCGGCACTCGACGGCATGAAGCTATCCGTCAAGGACCACATCCATATCGTGGTTCATGGCAGCAAGAAGAATCCGGTCATGCAAGCCTATGGCAAGCAGTTGAGCGATCGCGACATCGCCGCCGTCATCACCTACGAACGAAACGCCTGGAGTAACCACACCGGGGATCTCATTACGCCGAAAGAAGTGGAGGCCGCACGATGA
- a CDS encoding DUF2173 family protein: MHYIGKLAEMPGVIAAGSFTYKGEVIKYVGQLSQKEAQQLSSLCVANLRTVRMQGNMLQALTAYKPGNDRCGLHSAKGWVVHGAQTTVCVVSDSFCILKNRDGSLNEVLHFMLNEKRNAKDNLI; encoded by the coding sequence ATGCACTACATTGGCAAACTTGCGGAGATGCCAGGAGTCATTGCCGCAGGGAGTTTCACCTATAAGGGTGAAGTAATTAAATATGTGGGCCAGTTGAGCCAGAAAGAGGCGCAGCAATTGTCGTCTCTATGTGTCGCAAACCTGCGAACGGTTCGAATGCAGGGCAATATGCTTCAAGCGCTCACCGCCTATAAACCGGGTAATGATCGTTGCGGTCTTCACTCCGCGAAGGGGTGGGTCGTGCATGGCGCACAAACGACGGTATGCGTTGTTTCGGATTCCTTCTGCATCCTCAAGAATCGTGACGGCTCCCTGAACGAAGTTCTTCACTTCATGCTCAACGAGAAAAGGAACGCAAAAGACAATCTCATCTAA
- a CDS encoding DUF2173 family protein: MATMSELTQVPGAIAGFTFSQTGELIESDIKPGNHELDESTLGLLAHICVANMAISNMQATGWEKSSDLKGFHPVEGFTFVCVDVSVVSRGHQAIVLINHGADYDKAFRALAG, from the coding sequence ATGGCCACAATGAGTGAATTGACCCAAGTTCCCGGCGCAATTGCTGGGTTCACGTTTTCGCAAACCGGAGAGCTCATCGAATCCGATATCAAGCCCGGCAACCATGAACTCGACGAATCAACCCTCGGGCTGCTGGCGCACATCTGTGTCGCCAATATGGCGATCAGCAACATGCAGGCGACCGGATGGGAAAAATCCAGCGATCTCAAAGGCTTTCATCCCGTCGAGGGATTCACCTTCGTCTGCGTCGATGTGTCGGTCGTCAGCCGGGGCCATCAGGCAATCGTTCTGATCAACCACGGCGCCGATTACGACAAGGCCTTTCGAGCCCTTGCTGGCTGA
- a CDS encoding DUF2173 family protein, giving the protein MIKQLKNIEGVLAVVVFSEGLNPEPMAVHGDMPIEEAKRLSRFANDYMRMLQGMVDQFAHFAPSTRWNPVDGWAVHGPMFSAYGWGNLACVVDNRKVNHNFIQEVRDAFVNM; this is encoded by the coding sequence ATGATCAAGCAACTGAAGAACATTGAGGGTGTCCTGGCCGTGGTCGTGTTCAGTGAGGGGCTGAATCCGGAACCGATGGCCGTCCATGGCGACATGCCGATTGAAGAAGCCAAGCGCCTGTCCCGTTTCGCCAATGACTACATGCGCATGCTGCAGGGCATGGTCGACCAGTTTGCCCACTTTGCCCCGTCCACCCGGTGGAACCCGGTCGACGGCTGGGCCGTGCATGGCCCGATGTTCTCGGCTTATGGCTGGGGCAATCTGGCCTGTGTGGTCGATAACCGGAAGGTGAATCACAACTTCATTCAGGAGGTCCGGGACGCGTTCGTCAACATGTAG